The genome window ACGAGATTGTCGTGTCCGCCGTCAACCGTGTTGGTGTCCCCATCATTCGCGACTATCTTATCGAGATTGCCGTCATGGCCGTTGGAGCTACTAGTGGTGTCAGCGGCCTCCGCGAGTTCTGCCAACTCGCCGCCCTCATCCTCCTCTTTGATTGCATCTTCCTCTTTGCATTCTACGTCTCCATCCTCACCGTCATGGTCGAGGTTCACCGCATCAAGGTCAAGCGCGGCGTCCGCAAGCCCAAGGTCAGCGCAGAACTTTGCCTCGACTCCGACTCGGCCCCTGCGAGCCCTATTTCGGACAGTTCCACATCGCGCGACCAAAGCCCCTCGCCCAACAGCCGTCCATTCTGGAAGAAAGTCTTCAGTGTCATCCTCGGCTCGGCACGTTCCGAGAAGCGCCGTAAATCCGAGAACCCGCTCGGTCGACTCAAgctgctcctcgtcgcttccttcctcgtcctccacTCGTTCAACTTGATCTCAACCCTCACCCGACAATCAGCCATCACCCGTCACCATGCCACCTACGAGCCCTCGCCGTACCAGATCGTCGCCAACCAATCGCCCATCTTTGCCCCTGCGGCTTCGTCGGCGATTGCTCCCTTGCTTGCCCAGCTGTCGCAATCGCAGCCTGACGATCTGGACCTCGTCGCCCGCATCTCTGAGCCCATCATCCTGGTCCTGCTCGAGTCCAACGAAGTCGTTTCCTCGTCCCGCAGTACCCTTGCCAACGCGGCTCTCAATGCTTCCGGTGTCTATGCTCAGGCCACGTCTACTGGCGTGCGCCCTGTGCCCGTTGGCCGTGGTagctcgtcgcttgccGTTCTGGACAGTCTCATGAGTGGTTGGACTGTCATTGTCGGCGACCCTGTGATCAGCAAGTGGATGTCACTGGCTCTCGGTATCAGTATCTTCCTCAACGCATATTTGCTCAAAGGCATCGCCACTGGCAATGCAGCTCTCTCGGAGGGCAACGCTGCCGGCGCCGCTGCCTatgcagctgctcgcttcATTGgcgctcatctcgacaGCGAAGCAAAGGCCATCGAGGAGCATAGCGAGCGTAACCGCAGAAGATGGAGTGCACGCCCAGAGAACGGAAAACCAGGCGTGCAAACTCGCGGACACAGTGCAGATGGTATTTCCGACTACCACAACCGCCTCGCTCAAATATCGGCTACTCAGGCTTCGGTCCCTCTCTCCAAGTTGACCCGCGACAATGACAAACTTGCCTCCAAGCCCACCTCGATGACCGGTGCCGCCGTCAATGCCGTCCCTGCTGACGCAATCAAGCCCGATGCCATGGACGCTGTCAAGAAGCACGATGTTGCGCCCAGCTCTGACGCCGACGGTGCTGTGGCCACTCCTGGACAACAAGGACAGCAGATTTGTCTGCAGGATGCTACCTATGTTACGCCCGATGGTGAGACAGTCGTGCGCCCTTTGGAGGAGCTCGTCGAAATCTACGCAGGTGGAGCTGGTGTCTTTTTCCTGACCGATGAGGAGATCATCACTCTCAGCCAGAATGGCAAGATTGCTGCTTATGCTTTGGAAAAGGTGCTTCAGGACCACGAACGAGCGGTACGTGTTCGACGAGCTCTCGTCTCGCGCGCCTCGGCAACCCAGACGCTGGAGacatcgctgctgccccACCGCGACTATGACTATGGCAAAGTCATGGGAGCCTGTTGCGAGAATGTCGTCGGATATATGCCCATCCCTCTCGGCATTGCTGGCCCTCTCAATATTGACGGACAGTTTATGCCTATTCCTATGGCTACTACCGAAGGCACTCTGGTTGCTTCCACTTCGCGAGGTTGCAAGGCTCTCAACGCTGGTGGCGGTGTAACGACTGTCTTGACGCAGGATGCCATGACGCGTGGACCGGCGCTTGAGTTCCCAAGCGTTGTGCAGGCCGCCAAGGCCAAACGCTGGATCGACTCGCAGGAAGGTGCGCAGACGATCAAGGCAGCCTTCGACTCGACTTCGCGATTCGCGCGTCTCTcctcgctgcgctgcgtgCTGGCGGGACGAACGCTTTACGTTCGATTTGCCACCTCGACGGGTGACGCTATGGGCATGAACATGATCTCCAAGGGTGTTGAAAAGGCACTCGGCTTGATGACGGAACAGTACTTCCCAGAAATGAAGGTACTCTCGCTCTCAGGCAATTATTGTACGGACAAAAAGCCCGCTGCGATCAACTGGATCGAGGGCCGAGGCAAGAGCGTTGTGGCTGAAGCCGTTGTGCCGGGTAACGTGGTGCGCTCGGTGCTCAAGTGCACCGTACGGGACTTGGTCAACCTCAACACAAAGAAGAACCTGATCGGTTCGGCTATGGCCGGCTCGGTTGGTGGATTCAATGCGCACGCGGCCAACATTCTGACGGCCATTTACCTGGCTACGGGTCAAGATCCAGCGCAAAACGTCGAGTCATCCAACTGCATCACGCTCATGGAGGCTatcaacgacgacgaggatctcTTGATCACTGTATCGATGCCCAGCATTGAAGTGGGTACGGTTGGCGGTGGTACGGTTTTGCCACCGCAGCGATCCATGCTGGAAATGATGGGCATTGCCGGCGCACACTCGACTACGCCCGGTGCTAATGCGCAGAGGCTGGCACGTatcatcgctgcttccgtCATGGCGGGTGAACTGTCGTTGATGGGCGCGCTGTGTGCAGGACACTTGATCCAGGCGCACATGAAGCATAATCGCTCGGTGCCTTCTACTCCAGGTACCATGACGCCCTTGCCGCGACCCGAGACGCCAAAACATTTTGCAGCTTCTATGACGCCGTTGGTCGCGCCATCTGTGGGCCAATCGACCCGAGGATCACCAACAGGAACCAGAACCATGTCCATGACCAACCTCTCGATCCCAGCATCCGACAGCACCGGTCGAGCATCTTCTCTCACATAGACTGCGCATCGGAATGGATGCATTCATCCGCCAAAGTTTTGTAAATATCAATACATTTGCCTATCATACAAGAGATCGGTGTCTTTTTGTTATCAGTGACCGAATCCGTGCGTGGAGGAGAGCGAATCGGCGCCTAATTTGGAATGATCTTTGAGCTGTGGGGCGCTTTCATAGACGATGTTCTGAGGAGCAGCTCTTGAGTAGCCGGAGCTTTTGCCCTTGAAGCCGAGGAATTGGATACCTGATTGCTGGCCGCCGAGGGAAGATTCGACAAAGATGGTGATAGCATCAGTATTGGCCCACTTTACTGCATGGAGGGGAAAGTTGATAATCTGGGTGGTGTCCTGGACGGTGGGGATGCTTTCGAGTTTGGTTACGATTTTGGTATCGGGGAGCGAGGAGATATCGTCAAAGTTGATGGAGTTGTCATGCAGGTTCTTGTACAGCTTGATGACGCTTGGAGTGAGGAGCGGTTGCGATGAGGGACGGAAGAGGAAAGTGGAGAGTTTCACAGAGGACGTGAAGGGGATGTGGATGATCAGTTGGTCGTCTGTGTCCGAGATGAGTTCGGGTTGAGGATCGGTTCGATGTTGCCACGATTTGATCGTGGCTGCCGCGGAGCCGGCGACGCTCTCGTTGAGCGCGATCACACGGTCGCggtcgatcgacgagtAGAGCAGGTCCTGATCACCTTGGTCGGGTTTGACGTGCGAATCATCGTCGTGATCATGGTGCTGGCCGCAGGCACCGGTGTGCGTGTGGTTGTGCGACATAGCGCACCAGATCAAAGACAATCCtcgcgagctgctcgcgtTGGTGGTGAAAGAACAactcacgatttgtgaCTAGTCAAGTCAAATTTTGCACTCCACCGACACGCGAGCACAGAGCCTTGTTTAAACTGGCGTTACGCTGGTCTTTGCGCAGCAGAACAAAGTGGAGCGAACCAACCCCACAGTTCTGACTCatgattgtgaatcacgaatcagtATCCGagaagaatcacgattgtgacGCAAAGCTTCTTCAAACATCAGACAGAAGTCGCCTGAGTAAGCACGTTAACACAGGTGAGCACGTTGTGTGTCCCACCTCGCAgtcgtgactcacgactcgacgcAGTCACCTCAGCCAACACGGATGTGAAAGCACACacagcttgagctcgcaTGCTCCATTCACACTTGGCTGTTGACACGGCTCGACGACGGTATGAGCCGCTGACTGTATCCGGCGACAAGGCCATATCTAAGCTGATCACGCTTCGGGCCGTAGCAAGTGGCTGCACCCTGCTACATACGTGTTCGCGCTAACGTGCAACGCAAGCAGCGGCGTCGtctcattcgtgattcacagattcacgattcacgatccacgattcacgattgcgctTGGCAAAACAAAATACGAAAAGAGAATTTGGAAACTGCGCGCTATATGACATCACACCTCGTTCCAGCGTGCTCAACAAGCCAATCCTCAATTCATGATTAGCCTGTATAGCGCACCTTGAACGATATGGTATCTACGCTTAGCACTAGCCTCCGCTTGTCGTCAGGGGGCAAGCCGAGTCTGCACTGATCCTGTTGAACAACGCTGACACAGCTGGTCAGAGGAGTGGTGTTCTTTTTTTGCGATGGTATCTAACCGGTCTGAGGAGAGCCGAGGTTCAGCGTCCATGCACAAACCACGCAGGGTCGCGCCAACCTGCTGCATGAcggcgagctgcttgaaGCCCCAAGTGAGGCTAGTGAACCAAAAAGTGGCTTagacagtcgtgagtgacgacgattcgtgattcggtTTGAGCAGCCCGATTCGGATTCGGCCTTCAGGCTGAGCCTACGACGATCTCTTTCCTCGTGTATCGTGTATTGCTCGCGATTCTTGAGAGCCATTCGACCCTTGGCTTGGCAAGTGCAGCCAGCTTGTGCTTGAGTCGGACCGCACCGCCCTACCTCCCTCGGCTTGCACTCTTTCACTTCCAAAGTCCTCTCCcctccatcatcatctcCACCACGCGCAGGATAGCCAAAAGCACCGCCTGTCACCATCAATGCTCCCACAATGACCAAAGCAAAAGAGGGTATTCATCACACACACAACGACTACTACTCCGAAAACTCGCCTATCCCTTCCGTTCAGCGTTTCTTCAAGAAGGGTCTCTCGGAAGTCATTGCCAAGCGCCAAGATCCCGACTCGGACTCTGACGATGGACCAGAGGATGCAGATCATATAGCAGGTTTTGGCAACCAACCGCCTGAGCTCTCTCAGTCCACCGTAACCCCCGCTGATGACGCCACTGAAGATCagtcaagatcgagcaagaagcgctttTCGGGCCTCTTTTCGACATCGAGCTCAAGTAGGCATGGTCAACCCTCGGAAGACCAGACGGAAGAGACCAACCAACAGGGCAATTCGGATGACGATAGCGCAGAAGCACCGCATCAAGTCCCAGAAAAGGCAGACAAGGCCTACAAGCGCAGTCGCAAACCGAGAAAAGTGAGAGATCCTGTCACTGGTCGAAGCGCGTGGGTCCACGACGTGGGCAAGCGCGAGTATCGACATACTTTGGCCCGAGCCGAGGCAGGTGACAAGTATGGAACAGAGCAGGTGCTTCGTTTCAACCTGGACAACAACGTCACCTCAAAGTCTTTCCCACCTCCGACTCCGCTGCCCTCTTCCGTCTATCGAATCGACTCCCGCCTTGCTCCACTCTTTGGTATCTGGTCCATCCTCACACTGTTTAGGTTGGTACCGGGTTGGCTCAGTGTAGCGCTCAATGCTTGGATGCTCTGGTGGGGTTGGAGAACCTTTCTCTCACACACTGAAGACTACCGATGGCACCGCGAACGACAGCGAGGCGAGAAGCTTCGTTCATTCGACCAAGTTGAAGAAGACGAGAACCATCATGCAACAACGCAAGGCATTGCCGAAGGCGCCGAGTGGCTCAATGGCATTTTGGAGGCCCTCTGGTCAGTAATGAATCCGGAACTTTTTTCGTCGCTCGGAGGCACTCTCGAAGATGTCATGCAAGCCTCGATACCTTCTTTTATTCACTCGGTCAAAGTGGAAGATCTTGCCCAAGGCTCGACTCCGATCCGCATCACGGGCCTTCGCATACTTCCTGATGAAAAAGTCGGCAGTTTGGCAAGAGACATGCGCCAAGAGACCAGTGAGCGGAATTCAGCTCAATACGAAACAGATCGGCCGTCCGAGCATGGCAAGCCGTGGCCAGAGGACGTCGACCAACGACCGCAGAAAGACAACCATATCGAAGCTGATAACGATGATGAAGGGGGTGAATACTACGTCAACCTCGAACTCGGCTTTGTCTACCGAGCGCGTCCAACAGCACAAGGTGTCGGTGGCAAGAGTCGCAATGCCCATCTGCTCATCAAATTCTGGATCGGCGCTCGCAAGCTCCTCATGCTCCCTTTGCCGGTCTGGGTTGAGATCAAAGGCTTTGTGGGTAAGGTGCGTGCGCGCGTTCAGCTCACCTCGGATCCTCCCTTTGTCAAAAACGTCACATTCACCTTTTGCGGCTTGCCCCGAGTCGGCATCGAGGTGGTACCTTTGCACATCAACACGGCCAACATCCCGTTCATATCCAGCTTTATCGAgagctcgatcgatgctgccgtGGGCGAGTTCGTCATGCCGTCGTCCCTCACTATGGATGTGGGCGAGATGCTGATGGGCGACAACATCAAACGCGAGGTCTCGGCTGTTGGTGTGGTGGTCGTGTTTATCCACTCGGCCACCGATCTGGAAAAGCAAGACCTTCGAGGCTCCTCGGATCCTTATTGCACTTTGAGCCTGGCTAAGGTGGGTAAGATTCTGTATAGCACCAGGGTGGTTCTCAACGAGTTGTCGCCACGTTGGGAGGAGCGTCACGTCATGCTTATCACAAGGgagaatctcgaatcgGACGACAAAGTCTCGATTGCGCTTTGGGACTCGGACCGCTTTTCGCAAGATGATATGCTTGGGCGTGCCGAGGTCAGCTTGGTTGCCTTGGCAAAACACCCAAACAAAATCTTTAGGCGTTCGGATACGCTTCAGGGCCTGGATAGGGAAAGGACCAAGCAGGGTGTCGTGCATTGGAGCTTGGGCTTCTTAACTAAAACCCCATCAATGCGTGACGTGCACAAGCCTCTGGAGGGCCAGGTTGGCCAGGAGGATCACGCGAGCAAACAAGACAATGATACCGATGAAATTATGCGCGATGGGCACGAAATGGATGACGAGTCAGTCGAGTCTCACAGTCCTCTATCGCAGGAGAATATCGATCGCGAGAAAAACACACAGACCCGAAACCAGGCGACGAACGTCGACTTTGAGCCTCCGGACCCTAGTCTTCCTTCGGGCATCCTGTCAGTGCAGATCCACCACATTGCCAACCTCGAGGTCGCCGATGGGCACGGATCGATGCGGTCTCGCAGAAAGGATGAACCGGGTCAAGATGTCGAAAacgtcgagatggaagacGATCCGGATCGTGCGCCCTCGGCGTACTGCCGCATCATCCTGAACGACGAAATTGTGTTCCAGACACGAACGAAAGCGTTGAATGCGAATCCATTCTACAATGCCGGTACCGAGCGGTTCATCCGTGACTGGCGACGAACGCTGCTCATGGTGGTCGTATACGATTTTCGGGTGCGAGAGGCCGACGCTATCCTGGGTGTCGTTCCGATCAAGCTCTCAGATCTGTTCAATGAGAGGTCGCAGGTTACACGCTTCTTCCCGCTTGCTGGCGGTGTCGGTCATGGTCGGATCAGGCTGTCATTACTCTTTCGCCCGATCGAGCGGACGAGTCGATCTAAGAACAGGCTCGGCTGGAATATCGGCACAGTCCGAATGCTGTCGTCGCCCGTGGCGATGGACTTTGACGAGTCCAAAGGAGCCAGTGGTCGCGATGTGCATTTGGTGGCACTTCGAGCCGCGACTCTGGCAGGAAGTGCCAAGATTGCGGCCAGCCGGGCGCGGTATGTGGACAGAGAGTCGAAAGCTGCAGTCGAATGGAAACTGAACGAAGCCGAGTTGCCATTCAAGGTGCCTGCGCGAAGGCGGTACAGTGCGCCCTTTGTGATAGAGTTCCGAGCCCTCTCGGCACTGGGCAA of Mycosarcoma maydis chromosome 7, whole genome shotgun sequence contains these proteins:
- a CDS encoding putative 3-hydroxy-3-methylglutaryl-coenzyme A reductase, translating into MSTSSTSSFSSGASSIGISAQPLSLPKIMLRRLARAASQNPIEVIVTIFIIVTLAYFQLLHAVTHSNFFEPISIEATSLASSSSSGLFKWAGSANRKADAVPPVPPTSTLASDPDTVYIRKAGAANLWQPLTQLATDNGVEDVAALIHSSALSFFVEPVLLTSARESFMASQIQDSILPSLSNDLASNLVGSHASATLVQHADSQYSAFVFGKAFADSSESSNADDTLPRNQFLGKVVDPSLLSKSLSKATRSVPKPAAVAKAPAAELDELYDGLRIVPLVPDGEFNPYAPNNLKAKRGAISNQEEIQRIRWMAYAVKALVIRFWALLKKADSADIFVMLSAYILMHGTFVNLFLSMRKFGSNFWLGASVLMSSTFAFLLAIHLASLLGVTGDPICLSLSNRERSQLILSNLDQAAKPEIGTLGKTSLAVANGTTAMSREESFVRALTERLKSEDSLRWAEPTPMPAHEIVVSAVNRVGVPIIRDYLIEIAVMAVGATSGVSGLREFCQLAALILLFDCIFLFAFYVSILTVMVEVHRIKVKRGVRKPKVSAELCLDSDSAPASPISDSSTSRDQSPSPNSRPFWKKVFSVILGSARSEKRRKSENPLGRLKLLLVASFLVLHSFNLISTLTRQSAITRHHATYEPSPYQIVANQSPIFAPAASSAIAPLLAQLSQSQPDDLDLVARISEPIILVLLESNEVVSSSRSTLANAALNASGVYAQATSTGVRPVPVGRGSSSLAVLDSLMSGWTVIVGDPVISKWMSLALGISIFLNAYLLKGIATGNAALSEGNAAGAAAYAAARFIGAHLDSEAKAIEEHSERNRRRWSARPENGKPGVQTRGHSADGISDYHNRLAQISATQASVPLSKLTRDNDKLASKPTSMTGAAVNAVPADAIKPDAMDAVKKHDVAPSSDADGAVATPGQQGQQICLQDATYVTPDGETVVRPLEELVEIYAGGAGVFFLTDEEIITLSQNGKIAAYALEKVLQDHERAVRVRRALVSRASATQTLETSLLPHRDYDYGKVMGACCENVVGYMPIPLGIAGPLNIDGQFMPIPMATTEGTLVASTSRGCKALNAGGGVTTVLTQDAMTRGPALEFPSVVQAAKAKRWIDSQEGAQTIKAAFDSTSRFARLSSLRCVLAGRTLYVRFATSTGDAMGMNMISKGVEKALGLMTEQYFPEMKVLSLSGNYCTDKKPAAINWIEGRGKSVVAEAVVPGNVVRSVLKCTVRDLVNLNTKKNLIGSAMAGSVGGFNAHAANILTAIYLATGQDPAQNVESSNCITLMEAINDDEDLLITVSMPSIEVGTVGGGTVLPPQRSMLEMMGIAGAHSTTPGANAQRLARIIAASVMAGELSLMGALCAGHLIQAHMKHNRSVPSTPGTMTPLPRPETPKHFAASMTPLVAPSVGQSTRGSPTGTRTMSMTNLSIPASDSTGRASSLT